Proteins co-encoded in one Uloborus diversus isolate 005 chromosome 9, Udiv.v.3.1, whole genome shotgun sequence genomic window:
- the LOC129230415 gene encoding uncharacterized protein LOC129230415: MTCLVFIISPLRFMVLNKVLGVKQTRTSPYHPSGNGLVERFHRTLKQGLRCHKDKWTRALPLVLLGIRETVKEDLQCTGAELVYGVPLRLPAEYLEEPAINIEPHDFLQKFRQSMQSLKSTPTASHDKRSIFIHPSLSKATHVFVRVDDVKKSLQPPYNGPYLVMQCTDKTFTLNINGKPSVINIDRLKPGFLLNHEPDRPPPHPPPDPVHQPVQPFQQPEASVTITVPDDE, translated from the coding sequence atgacatgtttggtgtttatcatttcgccattgcgttttatgGTACTTAACAAGGTCCTGGGAGTTAAACAGACGCGCACATCACCGTACCACCCTTCTGGGAACGGGTTGGTAGAGCGCTTCCACAGAACCCTGAAACAAGGACTCCGCTGCCATAAAGACAAATGGACTCGTGCTCTACCACTGGTTCTATTAGGAATTCGAGAGACAGTAAAGGAAGATCTGCAGTGCACCGGCGCAGAACTGGTTTATGGTGTTCCTCTTCGATTACCAGCAGAATACTTGGAAGAACCAGCAATTAATATTGAACCCCACGATTTTCTACAAAAGTTTCGTCAATCCATGCAGTCGTTAAAATCTACTCCTACTGCTTCCCACGACAAAAGATCGATATTCATTCATCCTTCTTTAAGTAAAGCCACCCACGTATTTGTTCGGGTTGACGATGTTAAAAAATCTCTTCAACCTCCATATAATGGACCCTACCTGGTAATGCAATGTACAGACAAGACCTTCACCCTAAATATTAATGGTAAACCTTCCGTAATCAACATCGACCGACTCAAGCCCGGCTTTCTGCTCAACCACGAACCAGACCGTCCACCTCCACATCCACCACCAGATCCAGTTCACCAACCAGTTCAACCCTTCCAGCAACCTGAAGCATCTGTTACAATAACTGTTCCGGACGACGAGTGA